The following are encoded in a window of Pristis pectinata isolate sPriPec2 chromosome 1, sPriPec2.1.pri, whole genome shotgun sequence genomic DNA:
- the churc1 gene encoding protein Churchill — MDNFTQPARCPPPLPPSLLCSPRPAPCKLRPRGRLAGPGSEVINWRQSLRRRKLAVSGVGETSVMCVGCVLREYPDRGNTCLENGSYLLNYVGCAECSKRDFVLITNRTQDDDDGEEIVTYDHICQNCHHIIARHEYTFTVVDDYQEYTMLCMLCGKAEDSISVLPDDPRQMVPLF; from the exons ATGGACAACTTCACACAACCTGCCCGCTGCCCAcccccgctccctccctctctcttgtgtagcccccgccccgccccctgCAAACTGCGGCCGCGGGGCCGATTGGCCGGTCCCGGGAGTGAGGTCATCAACTGGCGACAGTCGCTCCGGAGGCGGAAGCTGGCGGTGTCCGGAGTCGGGGAAACGTCCGTGATGTGTGTGGGCTGCGTCCTGAGGGAGTATCCCGAccgg GGTAACACATGCTTAGAGAATGGCTCCTATCTACTGAATTATGTGGGTTGTGCTGAGTGCAGTAAAAGAGACTTTGTGCTGATTACTAATCGAACCCAGGACGATGATGACGGAGAAGAAATTGTTACATATGACC ATATATGTCAGAATTGCCACCATATTATAGCAAGACATGAATACACGTTCACTGTTGTTGACGACTACCAG GAATACACCATGTTGTGTATGCTGTGTGGAAAAGCGGAAGACTCTATCAGTGTATTGCCAGATGATCCACGGCAAATGGTTCCCCTCTTTTGA
- the LOC127577873 gene encoding glutathione peroxidase 2-like, with protein sequence MARAVKSFYDLSAVTLNGDQVDFNVYRGRVVLIENVASLUGTTTRDFLQLNELQSRYQHRFVVLGFPCNQFGFQENGQNGEILNSLKYVRPGGGFEPNFTMFQKCEVNGAGTHPVFAFLKEKLPVPADDPTSLMKDPKYITWSPVCRSDIAWNFEKFLIGPEGEPFKRYSKMFETIQIESDIQRLLKVTK encoded by the exons ATGGCTCGGGCAGTCAAGTCCTTCTACGATCTCAGCGCCGTCACCCTGAACGGCGACCAAGTGGACTTCAACGTCTACAGAGGCAGGGTGGTGTTGATCGAGAACGTCGCTTCTCTCTGAGGCACGACCACGAGGGATTTTCTCCAGCTCAACGAGTTGCAGTCTCGCTATCAGCACCGCTTCGTTGTACTGGGCTTCCCTTGTAACCAGTTCGGTTTCCAG GAAAACGGTCAGAATGGGGAGATACTGAACAGTCTGAAGTATGTCCGTCCTGGAGGTGGCTTTGAGCCCAACTTCACCATGTTCCAGAAGTGTGAAGTTAATGGTGCTGGTACACATCCTGTCTTTGCATTCCTGAAGGAGAAGCTGCCAGTTCCTGCTGACGATCCCACATCCTTAATGAAAGATCCCAAATACATAACCTGGAGCCCCGTCTGCCGATCAGACATTGCCTGGAATTTTGAGAAGTTCCTCATTGGACCAGAAGGAGAACCTTTCAAACGCTACAGTAAAATGTTTGAAACCATCCAGATTGAATCTGACATCCAAAGATTACTGAAAGTGACCAAGTAG